One genomic segment of Desulfocapsa sulfexigens DSM 10523 includes these proteins:
- the bioD gene encoding dethiobiotin synthase, translating into MSPVTCISGIDTDIGKTIATGLMAKILLSQGCSVVTQKIAQTGCTGIAEDIQKHRELMGVALYPEDISGLTCPYVFSKPCSPHLAAELEDTQIDLEKITVATKTLAASYEHVLLEGAGGLMVPLTRDMTFLDYLQEQHYPMILVSSPRLGSINHTLSALELAKRRGIEVKGIIYNCYASCDDTICLDSRNVFVSSLRKYGFSPTVVDMNSLESYRDSGPYMDCLRWFSL; encoded by the coding sequence ATGTCTCCGGTAACGTGCATAAGTGGGATCGACACCGATATCGGGAAGACCATTGCCACCGGTCTAATGGCAAAGATTCTTTTGTCTCAGGGCTGTTCTGTGGTAACCCAGAAGATTGCCCAGACTGGGTGCACCGGTATTGCTGAAGATATTCAGAAACATCGGGAACTGATGGGGGTTGCCCTGTACCCGGAAGACATAAGTGGACTCACCTGTCCCTATGTTTTCAGTAAACCCTGTTCTCCACATCTTGCTGCTGAGCTGGAAGACACCCAGATTGATCTGGAAAAAATCACGGTTGCGACAAAGACTTTAGCTGCAAGTTATGAGCATGTACTGCTTGAGGGGGCGGGAGGACTGATGGTTCCACTTACCAGAGATATGACATTCCTCGATTACCTTCAAGAACAGCATTATCCAATGATTTTAGTGTCAAGTCCAAGGCTGGGGTCTATAAATCACACCCTTTCAGCTCTGGAACTGGCAAAGAGAAGAGGGATAGAAGTGAAAGGGATTATCTATAATTGCTATGCATCCTGTGATGATACTATTTGCCTTGATTCAAGAAATGTTTTCGTCAGTTCTCTTCGCAAATATGGTTTTTCTCCAACCGTTGTTGATATGAACTCCCTAGAGAGTTATCGGGATT
- a CDS encoding methyltransferase domain-containing protein — translation MVFQLDKERIARCFRRSLLTYDDAAVVQKNLVGRLLQSVSLLPDTAFRRVLEVGCCTGGLSEQLCAEKPLKTLYLNDLVSDFEEVVLKRLTKFESPQFVSCFGDIETLALPLDLSLVISGATFQWLSDLPAFITRLSGVLKSGSYLAFSMFGPGTLSEFSSLTSVKLQYHSDNDVRALLEQNFVVESFENHEEQLFFPSVLEILNHIRATGVGGVSEYQWNRETLKMFEEHYMTEFGSDKGLPVSYASSCFVARKR, via the coding sequence ATGGTTTTTCAGCTTGATAAAGAAAGAATAGCACGGTGTTTTCGTCGCAGTCTTCTGACCTACGATGATGCAGCTGTTGTCCAGAAGAACCTTGTCGGACGATTGCTTCAAAGCGTTTCTCTGCTGCCGGACACGGCTTTTCGCCGAGTACTTGAGGTGGGGTGTTGTACTGGAGGTCTCAGCGAACAACTTTGTGCTGAAAAGCCTTTAAAAACACTTTACTTGAACGACCTGGTTTCTGATTTTGAAGAGGTGGTCTTAAAGCGACTCACAAAGTTTGAATCGCCTCAGTTTGTATCCTGTTTTGGTGATATTGAAACCCTGGCACTGCCGCTTGACCTTTCCCTTGTTATTTCCGGAGCGACCTTTCAGTGGTTGAGCGACCTTCCTGCATTTATTACACGATTAAGTGGTGTATTGAAATCTGGATCATATCTCGCCTTTTCAATGTTTGGCCCTGGAACATTATCGGAATTTTCCAGCCTTACTTCCGTAAAACTGCAATACCACTCCGATAATGACGTCCGTGCTCTTCTTGAACAGAATTTTGTCGTAGAGTCATTTGAAAACCATGAGGAACAACTCTTTTTTCCTTCAGTTCTGGAAATATTAAATCATATTCGTGCCACCGGTGTCGGCGGGGTGAGTGAGTACCAGTGGAACAGGGAAACACTCAAAATGTTTGAGGAACATTATATGACAGAGTTTGGAAGTGATAAAGGGTTACCCGTCAGTTATGCTTCATCCTGCTTTGTGGCAAGAAAACGCTGA
- a CDS encoding DUF452 family protein, with amino-acid sequence MKSKWLHQRESNRLICFCNGWGMDERPFIPLTSDRWNILMFYNYADLRTDQDLHGLMGQYEDIVLIAWSMGVWAGQRLFQPFKKNLRVALAINGTPCPIDDQFGIAEAVVRGTLDNLNEKQRLKFYYRMCRDRLLYSRFLENQPLRSVEDQRCELGALLKNACHCQGEESIYDCALVSEHDLVMPTQNQLNYWPEKRVRRVDGSHFLFYGYGSWDEIVDGLY; translated from the coding sequence GTGAAAAGTAAATGGCTCCATCAAAGAGAATCTAACAGGCTGATTTGTTTTTGTAATGGCTGGGGAATGGATGAGCGTCCCTTTATCCCACTTACGAGTGATCGATGGAATATCCTCATGTTTTACAATTATGCTGATCTTCGTACTGATCAGGATCTCCATGGGCTGATGGGCCAATACGAAGATATTGTTCTTATTGCCTGGTCCATGGGGGTATGGGCAGGACAACGGCTCTTTCAGCCATTCAAGAAAAACTTACGAGTGGCACTAGCCATTAATGGTACTCCTTGTCCAATAGATGATCAGTTCGGGATTGCGGAGGCTGTTGTCCGGGGAACACTTGATAACCTGAATGAAAAACAGCGCTTGAAATTCTACTACCGGATGTGCAGAGATCGGCTTCTGTACAGTCGTTTTCTGGAAAATCAACCCCTGCGCAGTGTGGAGGATCAGCGATGTGAGCTTGGAGCCTTGCTGAAAAATGCCTGCCATTGCCAGGGGGAGGAATCCATTTATGATTGTGCCCTCGTTTCAGAACACGATCTTGTAATGCCAACACAAAACCAGCTCAATTACTGGCCCGAAAAAAGAGTACGCCGGGTCGACGGATCCCATTTTCTGTTTTATGGTTATGGCAGTTGGGATGAAATTGTTGACGGCTTGTACTAA